GCCCGTCGTTCCCACGCGCCGACGGCAGGGGAAGCGGTGGCGGCGTCATCGGAGGCGCGGCAGCCGGCGGCGCGGGCGCACGGCTCGGTGCGGGCGGCATGGCGACCGCCTTGAGCGGGGCGACCACCGTCTCGTCCAGCGACGGCACGAGCGCGGGCGCATCGCGGCGCGCCTGCGTCGTGGCGGCCAGGTGCTCGAGCGCGATGTCCTCTTCGGTCTGTGTTGCACGCGCCGGCGCCGCGGGGGTCGGAGATGCCGCCGACGGAGGTGGCGGGTGGATCGCCCGCATGGCGGGCGCCGGGGGTGGTGTCTGGACGCCAGCCTGAGCCTGCGTGGCAGCCCCGGTCACCGGACGGGTCACCGGCAGGGTCACCACCATCGTCACGTCGTCGGAGCTGGCCTGCATCGCGCGACGGCGCGCGCGGGCCAGGTCCTTCCGCATCGCCTGCAGGTCCTGATAGCGATCGCCGGGCTGGCGCGCCATGCTGCGGGCGATCACGCCCGCCAGGTCCCTGTCGATCCCCGGCACGAGCTGCGTGATCGGCGTCGGCTGCGCGGCGAGCACCTTCTGCAGGACGTCTGCAGTCGTGGACCCGCCGAACGCGCGACATCCCGAGAAAAGCTCGTACATCACGAGACCGACGGCGTAGATGTCGCTGCGCGCGTCGACCTCGGCACCTTCCAGTTGCTCGGGCGCCATGTAGGCGGGCGTCCCGATCAGCGTCGGCGCGTCGAATTCGCGCGACTCCCGGTGCGACACGCGGGCGATGCCGAAATCGAGCACCTTGACCAGCCCGGCCCTCGTGATCATGAGGTTCGCGGGCTTGATGTCCCGGTGGACGATCCCGCGCTGATGGGCGTACCCAAGCCCGTCGGCCACCTCGTCGATGATGTCCAGCTTCCTGATCGCCGAGAACGGCACGTCGTCCCGGATCAGCGTGGCCAGCGTGTCGCCATCGATGTACTCCATGGCGATGAACAGCTGTCCGTCGTGGTCCCCCACGTCGTAGACCGTGACGACGTTCGGGTGCTGGAGACGGCCCGCCGACTGCGCCTCCCGCATGAAGCGGCGGCGCAGGTCCTCGCCGTTGACCCGGAGGAGTTTGAGGGCGACGTGGCGGTCGATGACGGGGTCGCGCGCGAGGTACAGGACGCCCATTCCGCCCTCGCCGAGCAGGCGTTCGACTTTGTACCGACCGATCTTTGCAGGGAGGGTGCCCATTGAGCGCTCCTAGGGACTAACGTTGCCTGGCGCGAGGGTGAACAGCGCGCCGCCTTCCCGGGAGACGCGAAGCGGTAATCCGTGCTCCGGCACGGGGCGTAATCGTTTACAGTACCGGACTGACGCCACGTGGACGAGCTTCCAGCACATATCGGGCCTTACGAAGTGCGAGACCGCCTCGGCCACGGCGGCATGGGCATGGTGTATCTGGGCTTCGACCCGATGCTGGATCGCCCCGTCGCGATCAAGGTGCTCAAGGTCCCCGACGACGAGACCCGGCGCCGTTTCCTGCGGGAAGCGCGCCTGGCCGCAAAGGTCCATCACCCCAATATCGTCAGCATCTACGCCGTCGGTGAGCACGAGGGCAACCCGTACCTCGCGATGGAGTTCATCGCCGGGCGCACGCTGGCCCAGATCATCCGCAACGGCGACACGGTGCCGCTCGCTCGCAAGGTGCACTGGCTCTCCGAGCTGTGTGCGGGACTGGCACATGCGCACACCAGCGGCATCGTCCATCGCGACGTCAAGCCGTCGAACCTGCTGATCGCACACGGGACGGGCACGCTGCGGCTGGTGGACTTCGGCATCGCCCACGGCAACGAAGCCTCGGGCATGACGATGGCCGGCATGGTGGTGGGGACGCCGCAGTACATGTCGCCCGAGCAGATCACGGGGCAACCCGTCGACGCGCGCAGCGACATCTTCTCGGTGGGCTCGGTGGCCTACGAGCTCCTCACGGGCCGGCAGGCCTTCGGGGGCGACAACCTCTACCATGTCTCGCGCCAGATCGTAGGCGAGGAACCGCGCCAGATCGAGAGTTTCGTGCCCGACGCGCCGCAGGCGCTCGTGCGCACGATCATGAAGTGCCTCCAGAAGGAGCCCGACGCGCGGCCCGAATCGGCGCGGCTCATCGAGCGCGAGTTCCTCGGGATCGCCCGCCGGCTCGACCCCGATCACACGCTCGTGGTGTTACCGGCCGAGCCCACGGTGGTGTCGTCGGGGGCCGACAGCACCACGTCGCGCCGTCAGATGCTGAAAGATGCCGAGGACGCGATCGAACAGGGCCAGATCACGACGGCCAGCGATCTGGTCCAACGGCTCGAATCGGTGGGCACGTCGCCCAATGCCGACGTGCAGCAGCTCCGGCAACGACTCCATGGACGACGGCTCGAGCTGCGCATCCAGGACGCCGTGATGCGCGCCGAACAGGCGTCGCAGTCGGGCTCGCTCGAAGAGGCCGAAAGCGCCATGGCCGCCCTGTCCGACATCGCGCCGCGCCATCCGGCGCTGGTCGCGCTCCGGAAGGCACACCAGGAACGGCTCGATGAACGGCAGGTCGCCGCGCTGACCTCGCGGGCCAGGCTGGCGCTGCAGCACGAGAAACTCGACGAGGCGGCCGCCCTCATCGCCGAGGCCCTGGCCCTCGATCCGGATTCTGGCGAAGCCCTCGCGGTGCAACAGAGGCTCTCCGACCGCACCCGTGCGCAGCGGATCGCCCGCATGGTGGCGCAGGCGAGCCGGGCCCTCGAGAAGGAGGATCCGCTGGCGGCCCGCCGGGCGATCGAGGCGCTGACCAAACTCGATCCGTCGCACCGCGACGTGGAGCGGTTGCAGGGGCGCCTGGCCGCACTCACCGCAGATGCCGCCGAGCACGCCGGGCGCACGCCGACGTCTGCAACGCGCCCACCTGCCGCGCCGCCCTCGCGGCAACCGGCGGCTGCGGCCGCAGCAGCACCTGCCGCACCGGCCACGCCACCTCCCGCAGCAGCGACGACAGGACCGTCGTCGACACAAGCGCCGGCACCGGCGCTGGATAATCTGCTGATCCGCCAGCCCGTGTCGCGCGTGGACGTCGACGGGCCCTTGGCGCCGTCCGGGGGGGCGCCGTCGAATGTCGTGGGCGAAGCGACGAGCCGGTCACCCCTGGTGGCCGTGCTGGTGGTGCTCGCGCTCCTGCTCGGGGGCGGTGGTGCCTGGTTCGCGTTCATGCGCGGGTCTGCCACACCGCCCGAGCCTGCAATCCAGTCGAACACCGACACACCCGTAAGTGGCGACACGCCCGGCACCGTCACGCCGCCGCCTGGCAGTGAGGGGACGACGGGTACGGAGCCGCCGACGTCAACGGCGAGCGGAGACGCGAAGGACGACACCGAAGCGGTCGTCCCGCCGCCGACGGGTACGAAGATCGACGTCTGGGCTGCCGCACGCCAGCACGTCGCCGCCGGCCGCTTCGACAGGGCGATGGCAGCCATCGACGAGGTGAAGGGCGAACCCGCGCGTGCCGTGCACCAGGAGCGGACGCGTGTGGTCGACGCCGCACGCCGCACCGCGCTCGCCTCACGCCGCGTGGCCGACGACCTTCGCCGGTCCGCCGCGCCGGAGTACGTCCTCGGGGCGACCAGCCAGGCGCAGGCCGATCGCGATACGGCGGCGGGCCGCCTCTCGCAGGCGGTGAGTGCGTACGTGGAGGCGCGCACGCACTTCCTCCAGGCGATGCAGCCCACCGAGCGAGCGCAGACGCAGACGGGCGGCACGATACCCACCCCGCCGCCTGTCACGACCACGCCGTCGGGCACGACACCGGGGGCGCAGCCGCCACCAACGCAGAACACCTCGCCACGCGTGGATCTCTCGACGTGGTCGAACGAAGAGGCGCGTGCGACGATCTCCCAGTTCTGCGGTGCGTATCTCGCCCGCGACCTCGGTCTGCTGAACCGTCTGTGGCCCAACATGAGCCCGGCGTGGCGCACGGAGTTCAAGGAGGCCTTCTCCACCGAAGGCGAGCTCGTGTGCGTGTTCGAGAGCGTGACGATCGTCCGGGCGACAGACGAGTTCAACGCCGTCACGCGCCTCCTGACGCAGCTCCCCGGCGCCGCCCAACGCCGCCGCAACCTCACCCTGACCCTCGTCCCCGCCCGCGACAGACTGGTCATCGGCAACATCAGCGTGAAGTAGGAGCCGACGACCGGGAACCGGGCGACCGGCGACCGGCGACAGGCAACCGGTTGTCGGGGTTGGACGCCGGGCATCCGGTGGGACGAGTGTAGGGGCACCCCTTGTGGGTGCCCGATCCGACGGCACAGACGCAGACAGCATTTCCGACCGGTTGCCCGTTGCCCGTTGCCGGTTGCCGGTTGCCGGTCATCGCATTTCAGCGAGTACCATGCCCGCATGTGCGTCTGGCGTGGGCTTTCACGGTTGGTGTTCGTTCTGCTGCTGTCGTCTCTCGCGAACCCCGTCGCGGCGCAGACGACGGGGATCGAGTACGTCGTCTCCATCCCGCATCCCGAGCAACGATGGCTCCTGGTCGACGCGACGTTCCCGTCGCGCGCGGGACAGGCACTCGAAGTGCGGATGGCGCGATCATCGCCGGGCCGTTACGCGACGCACGAATTCGGCAAGAACGTCTACAGGTTCGAGGCGCTGGACGCGGCCGGCGCGGCGCTGGCCGTCACGCAGGTCGCCCCCGCGCACTGGCGCATCGCGGCCACCGGCCCCGCGGTGCACGTGCGCTACAGGCTGTTTGCCGATCACGTGGACGGCACGTATGCGGCGGTCGACCGCACGCACGCGCACCTGAACATCCCGGCGACGTTCGCCTGGGCGCCGTCACTCCAGCAGACGCCGATTCGCGTGCGCCTCACGCAGCCGCCCGACCTCGCGTGGCGCGTGTCGACGCAACTCTTCCCGACCGGCGATCCGCTCGTCTTCACGGCACCGAACCACCAGTACTTCATGGACTCGCCGATCGAATTCAGCGATCACGCCGTGCGCGAGTTCACCGTGGCGCGCCCGAGCGGCGCGCCGGCCCGCATCAGGCTGGCCGTGCACCATCTCGGGACGGACGCGCAGGTCGACGCCTTCGCCGCCGACGTCGAGAAGGTCGTGCGTGAGCAGGCCGCGGTCTTCGGCGAGATCCCGGCGTTCGACACGGGCACGTACACGTTCCTGATGGACTACCTGCCCTGGGCGGATGGCGACGGCATGGAGCACCGCAACAGCACCGTGTGCACGTCGAGCGCGACTCTGGCAGACGCGGCACCGCGGCTGCTCGGCACCGTGTCGCACGAGTTCTTCCACGCGTGGAACGTCGAGCGCATCAGGCCGGCGTCGCTCGAACCGTTCGACTTCGGCACCGCGAACATGTCGGGCGATCTCTGGCTGGCCGAGGGCTTCACGAGCTACTACGGCGTGCTCACGATGATCCGCGCCGGCTTCATCGCCGCGGATCAGGGCGTGGAGCAGCTCGCGGGATACGCCAACGGCGTGCTCCACGCGCCGGGCACGCGGTTCAGATCGGCGGTGGACATGAGCCGCCTCGCGCCGTTCGTGGACGCGGCCACGTCCGTCGACAGCACCAACTGGGAGAATACGTTCGCATCCTATTACACGTATGGCGCCGCGATCGGCCTCGGTCTCGACCTCACGCTGCGCGAGCGGAGCAACGGACGCGTGACGCTCGACGACTTCATGCGTCAACTGTGGAAGGTCCACGGCGTTCCGGGCGGGAAGGCGCCCGGTTACGTGACACGGCCGTACACGGTGAAGGACGCCGAGGCGGCCCTGGCCGTCGTGAGCGGCGACGCGGCCTTCGCGGCCGACTTCTTCACGCGCCACGTCCTCGGCACCGAGGCCATCGACTACGCGCGGCTGTTCGCCGCCGTGGGCTACGCGCTGCGCGAGCGAGGGACGCCACCAACGCTCGGCCCCGTGCGCCTCCAACAGCGGCAGGGACGCATGGTCGTGGCGGGCAATACGATCGAGGGCAGTCCGCTGCACACGGCAGGCATCGGCAGCGGCGACGCCATCACGTCGCTCGCCGGCACCGCCATCACGCAGCCCGGCGACTTCGAGCGCATCCTGGCGACGCAGACGCCGGGGACCGACGTCGCGGTGGAGTTCGATTCCCGAGGCGAGCGGCGGACCGTGCCGGTGACGGTGCAGAAGAACAACCGCCTGGAGGCCGTCCCGTCCTCCCCGCGCACGCCGGAACAGGACGCCCTCCGTACGGCGTGGCTGTCATCGCGGAGGCCGTCGTAGGGACCGGGTCCCTACGGTGCTTGTCTGATCGCCGCGACCCGTCCCGCCATCGCCTTGACACGATCGGGGTGGTCGGCGGCGATGTTGCGGGTCTCGCCGATGTCTGTGTCGAGGTCGTACAACTGCGGCAGTGGATCGTTGGCGAGTTCGGTGTTGGTGTACTCGTTGCGCCTCGGCCCCTTCGACGGCTCGATGTACTTCCACCGGCCCTCGCGCAGCGCCAGTCCACCTGCGTGCTCGACGATGTGATCGCGGCCCACGGGATCCTCGCCGAGCAGGGCCGCGAGCTGGTTCGTGCTGTCTGCCGCGTCGCCTTGCGGTACCGATTGCTGCGTGAGCGCGGCAAGTGACGCCACGAGATCCACCTGCGACACGAGCGCGTCGCTGACGCCCCGCTTCACGCGCGCCGGCCACCGGACGGCGAACGGCACGCGCGTGCCGGCTTCGAAGCGGCTGTACTTGCCGCCGCGCAGCGGCCCCCACGGCCTGTGCGCGCCGAGTTTCTCCACCGCCTGATCGACGTACCCGTCGTCGACGACGGGCCCGTTGTCGCTCGTGAAGATCACCAGCGTGTCGTCGGCGAGCTTCAGGCGGTCGAGCGTCTCGAGCACCTGCCCGATCGACCAGTCGGCCTGCAGGATCGCGTCGCCGCGCGGGCCCATGCCCGACTTGCCGACGAATCGTTCGTGCGGCACGCGCGGGACGTGCGGATCGTTGAGGGCGAAGTAGAGGAAGAACGGCTCACGCTGGTGCTGCTCGATGTAGGCGACCGCCTTGCGCGTGAACGTGTCGGCCATGTCCTGGTCGCGCCACAGCGCGGCCTTGCCGCCCGTCATGTACCCGATCCGGCTCACGCCGTTGACGATGGTCTGATCGTGCCCATGACTCGGCCGCTGCGTCGTCAGCAGTTCGGGATGGGCCTTGCCCGTCGGCCAGTCGCCGACCGGTTTGGTGTAGTCCACGCGAATCGGATCCGTCGGATCGAGCCCGACGACGCGACCGTCTTCGACAAAGACCGTCGGCACGCGATCGCCGGTGGCCGCCATGATGAAGCTGTAGGCAAAGCCAACCTCGTTGGGACCGGGTGTGATGCGCGCGTTCCAGTCGGGACCGTCAGGTCCGCCGAGCCCGAGATGCCACTTGCCGACAACACCGGTCTGATAGCCGGCCTTGCGCAGCATCGCGGGCATTGTCGTGCGCGCGGGATCGATGATGAGCGACGCGTTGCCGGGAAGTACGCCCGTGCCCTGCTGGCGCCACGCGTAGCGGCCCGTGAGCATCGAGAACCGCGACGGCGTGCACGTGGCCGACGTCGCGTACCCGTTCGTGAACCTGACGCCCTCGCGCGCCACGCGGTCCATGTGCGGCGTCGAGATGGCCGTGGCGCCGTACGCCGACGTATCGCCGTAGCCCAGGTCGTCGGCGTAGATCAGGACGATGTTCGGACGCGGCGCCGGCTGCGCCTGCACCATCGACAGGCAGCAGGCCAGTAGTACCGGCAAGAGGCAACGGGCAACGGGCAACCGGTTGCCGGTCGTCGTCATTCTTCCCCCATGTAGGGGTAGCGGTAGTCGGTGGGCGGGACGAACGTCTCCTTGATCGAACGCGGGCTCACCCAGCGCAGGAGATTGAGCTTGCTGCCGGCCTTGTCGTTGGTGCCCGACGCGCGCGCGCCGCCGAACGGCTGCTGGCCCACCACGGCGCCCGTGCACTTGTCGTTGATGTAGAAGTTGCCTGCCGCGTTGCGCAGGTGCGTGTACGCCTGGCGCACGGCGCGGCGATCGTCGGCGAAGATCGCGCCCGTCAGCGCGTACGGCGACGTCCTGTTCACGATGGCCATCGTCTCGATGAACTGATCGTCGGGGTAGACGTAGGCCGTCACGACGGGGCCGAAGATCTCCTCGCAGAGCAGACGCGCGCCGGGATCCTCCACCTGCACGAAGGTCGGCTGCACGAAGTAGCCCACCTCGTTCGAGGCGGTACCACCGCTCAGGACGGTGCCCGTGCGACGGGCCTCTTCGAGATATCCGCCGATCTTGGTGAACGACCGCTGATCGATCACCGCGCCCATGAAGTTGCGGAAGTCGCGCACGTCGCCGACGCGGATGTCGGCCATCATCGCGACGATGCGATCCTTGACCGCGCCCCAGAGCGACTGCGGGATGTAGACGCGGCTGCACGCCGAGCACTTCTGCCCCTGGAACTCGAACCCGCCCCTGACGATGGCCACCGCCAGCGCGTCGACGTTGGCCGACGGGTGCGCCATGATGAAGTCCTTGCCGCCCGTCTCGCCCACCATGCGCGGATACGACCGGTACTGGTCCACGCGGCCCGCCACGGTCTTCCACATGTGCTGGAACACGGTGGTGCTGCCGGTGAAGTGCACGCCCGCCAGTTCCGGATGGTTCAGCACGACGTCCGAGATCGCCACGGGATCGCCGGGGACGAAGTTGATGACGCCTGGCGGAAGACCCGCGGCCTCGAACAACTTCATCACGTAGTAGTTGCTCAGCATCGCCGTCTGCGAGGGCTTCCACACGATCGTGTTGCCCATCACCGCGGGCGCCGCCGTGAGATTGCCGCCGATCGCCGTGAAGTTGAACGGGCTGACGGCGTACACGAAGCCTTCGAGCGGACGGTAGTCGGTCTGGTTCCAGACGCCCTTGTCGTTGACGGGTTGCTCGGCGTAGAGATCCTCGGCGAACGCGCAGTTGAAGCGGAGAAAGTCGGCCAGCTCGCACGCGGCGTCGATCTCGGACTGGAACACCGTCTTGCTCTGCCCGAGCATCGTCGCCGCGTTGATCGTGTCGCGCCACGTCGTCGAGAGGAGTTCGGCCGCGCGGAGGAACACGGCAGCGCGATCCTCCCAGGCCCACCGGCTCCACTCTTCACGGGCGGCCAGCGCCGCGTCGATGGCCTGCTGCGCCAGTGCGGGGGTGGCCCCGTGCCATGTGCCGAGCACGTGCTGGTGCGCGTGCGGCATGATGCAGGACGCCGTGTCGCCGGTGTGGTGCGGCGTGCCCCCGACGATCACCGGGATATCAACCTGCTCGGCGGCCATGCTGCCGAGCCGCGCCTTCAACGAAGCGCGCTCGGGCGAGCCCGGCGCGTAGCTGCGAATCGGTTCGTTGACGACGGCCGGCACCCGGCGCCGCGCCGCAAGACTGGCCACGGGGGAATCAGACATGACGAGGAGTGTAGCTAATGCCCCCTCGTCCTGTCCCACTTCGGGTCGCCACCCCGGGCGTTGCCGGGGAGCGTCTCCCAGGGGTCGGCGATGAGGCCGTTCTGATCGTAGACGACCTTGCCGTCGCGGACGGTGAGCTCGCACGACAGGCGCTGGCTCGCGTTGATGCGGCCGCCGGCGGGGTCCACGAAGCCGAAGCTGCCCTTCTCGAGCCGCAGCACGGCGACGTCTGCCGGGGCGCCCACCGACAGGTGCCCGAGCGACTCCAGCTTGATCTCGCGCGCGGGATTCCACGTCGATTGGCGGATGACGTCCACGAGCGGCACGCCCATCGCCATGAACTTGCCCATCACGTTCAGCATGTCCTTCATCGCGGAGTTCATGCTGCTCGTATGGAGGTCGGTCGAGATGGAGTCGGGCACGAAGCCCTTCTGCACCATCGGGACGGCCGCCGAGTAGCGGAAGCTCGCGCCGCCGTGGCCGACGTCGAAGATGATGCCGCGCTTGCGGCCGGCGACCATCGCCGCGCTCGGCCCCTTCGCGGCTGCGTCGAACTCGCCGCGCACGCCGCCATACATGTGCGTGAAGATGTCGCCCGGACGCAGGTACGTCATGAACAGGTCCATGAGCGTGCGACCCGCGCGCACGTTGCCGCCGAAGTCGATCATCACGGGGATGTCGGCCTTCCGCCCCGCGATCACGGCCTGCTCGTACGGCTTCCAGTCCTTGCCGTTGTAGTGCGCGCTCTTGACGCCGACCACGACGCCCTTGTGCCGGAGCGCCATGGCGGCGGTGGCCTCGCCGTCCATGTCGTCGGCGTTCTGTTCGATCGGCCCCGATCCCATGCCGTTGCCGACGATGTTGAGGAACGCCGTGACGCGCGTCTTCGACTCGTCGATGATGCGGCGCTTGAAGTCGGGGAAGTTGCGCCAGCCCGACGTCCCCGCATCGGACACCGTCGTCACGCAGCTGCGCAGCGTGAAGCCGTCGGGGAAGACGCTCCAGTCGCCGCCCGCGTAGTCCTTCTGCTTCTCGCCCGGGAAGATGTGCACGTGGATGTCGACGAGTCCCGGCGTCACGAGCAGCCCTCGCGCGTCGACGGCCTTGAGCGCGCGCGCGGCGGGGATGTCCACCGCGACCTCGGCGACCTTGCCGTCCTTGATCGCGACATCCCGCACGGCATCGACCCCGTTCTTCGGATCGATCAGGCGGCCGCCCTTGATGAGGAAGTCGAAGTCGGGAGCCTGCTGCGCCGCCAGAGGCGCCGCCAACAAGCCGACCACAGCCAGCACGACAACGTTGCGCATGGGGGACAACATATACCAGCCGGGCACCGGGCACCGGGCACCGGGCACCGGGCACCCTTCGACTCGCTTCGCTCGGTCAGGGCACGCACCGCGAACGGCCTCATCCGCTTGTGACAGACTGGGCGCGATTCACCCAGCATGACGCCCCTCGAACAGTCGTATCGCACGGCCCGCCGCGTGACGGTGGCCGGAATCGTGGTCAGCGCCGTCCTCGCCTGCGGCAACATCGCCGTAGGACTGGTCGAGCGTTCAACGTCCGTCCTCGCCGCCGGATTCGAGTTCGCCGGCGACGTGCTGGCCTCGACCATCGTGCTCGTGGCCATGACGGTGGCGGCCAGGCCGGCCGACGACAACCACCCGTACGGGCACGGCCGCTTCGAAACGCTGTCGGCCTTCATCGTCGGCGGCATCCTGACGCTGGCCGGCATCGCGATCTGCTACCAATCGCTGCAGGCCGTCACGGCGGCGCATCCTCCGCCCGGGAAGATGGCCGCGATCCCGCTCGTCGCGGCCATCGTGCTGCGCGGCGGCATGTCCGCCCTCAAGTTCGGCGTGGGCCGGCGCCTGCGCAGCGCCGCGCTCGTGGCCGACGCCTGGAACGATGCCGTCGACATCCTGTCGGCGACGGCTGCCCTGGTCGCCGTCGCCCTGACGACGTACGACCCGCAACGATTCCTGCCGGCTGACCACTACGGCGGGTTCGTGGTCGGCGTAGTCGTGGTGGTAACGGGGCTGCGCGTCGCCCGCGATGCGTCACTCGAGCTCGTCGACTCCATGCCGGCATCGGCGATGACCGACGAACTTGCCGCGCTGGCCCTGTCGGTCCCGGGCGTGCTCGGCGTCGACAAACTGTTCGCGCGAAAGACGGGGCTGCAGTATCACGTCGACATGCACATCGAAGTCGATTCCACCCTCAGCATCGGCGACTCCCACGCCATCGGTGGACACGTGCGATCGACACTGAAGCGCGAAGCGCCCTGGGTGGCGGACGTCCTCGTCCATGTCGAACCCGCGCACGTCGATCGGCGCCCCGGGTGAGTTACCTTCTCCGCATGCGTCTTGCACTCGGGCTGGTGATCGTGGGGATCGTGTGTCCGTCGACGGCACTCGCGCAGGCTGTCGATCCGCGTGGGGCGGACCTGTTCGTGGCGCATTGCGCGACGTGTCACGGGGCCGACGGACGGGGCGGCGAGCGTGGGCCCGACATCGTGACGGGGCCGCGCAATCGCAACAGGACCGTCGCCGCGATTCAGTCCGTGATCAAGCAGGGCATGCCCGGCGGAGGCATGCCGCCCATCGCGCTCGACGAGGCGCAGGCGACGCTGGTTGCGAATCACCTGCGGACGCTCGCAGCCGACGCATGGGAACCGCCCACGTGGCCGCGCATCGGCGCGCAGGTGCGCGGCGGCGCGCGCGTCGAAGGTCTCGTGCTGAACGAGACGGGCTCGCACCTCTATCTCCTTCGCAACGACGGCTCGCTGGCCAGGCTGCCGCGGCGCGACGTGACGTCCACAGACGACATGGGGCGCGTCGAGATGCCCACGCTCGTGCCTCGGGACCGTCCGGCGCCGGCGAATCCCGGCGACTGGGCGACGTACAACGGCGAGATCGGTGGCAACAGGCACACGGCGCTGGCGCAGATCACACCCGCCAACGTCTCGCGCCTTCGGCCGGCGTGGACGTTCGCGATTGCCGGTGCGCGCAATCTCAAGACGACGCCGCTCGTGGTCGACGGCGTGATGTACGTCACGGCGCCCAACGAGGTCTTCGCGATCGACGCGCGTACCGGCGCGCAGATCTGGCATCACCGGCGTCCACGTACGCCGGGCGTCATCGGCGACGCCGGCGGCGGCGTCAATCGCGGCGTGGCGCTCGCGGGCGATCGCGTCTTCTTCGTCACCGACGATGCGCGGATCGTGGCGCTGCATCGCGGCAACGGGCAGCCGCTGTGGGAGACGGTGATGGCCGACTTCCGCGCGCACTACGGCTCGACGTCGGCGCCGCTCGTCGTGGGCGATCGCGTGTATTCCGGCGTGTCCGGCGGCGACGAGGGCGTGCGCGGGTTCCTCGCGGCGTTCGACATCGCCACGGGCCGCGAGGTCTGGCGCGTGTGGACGGTCCCCGCGCCGGGTGAACCGGGATCGGAGACATGGGGCGGCCGTGCCATCGAGCACGGGTGCGCCGCGCCGTGGCTGACGGGGTCGTACGACGCATCGCTCGACACGCTCTACTGGACCACGGGCAATCCGTGCCCCGACTACAACGGCGACGAGCGCGTGGGCGACAACCTCTATTCCAACAGCGTGCTTGCGCTCGATCCGGCCACGGGCGCGCGGCGGTGGCACTTCCAGTTCACGCCGCACGACCTGCACGA
The DNA window shown above is from Acidobacteriota bacterium and carries:
- a CDS encoding serine/threonine protein kinase is translated as MGTLPAKIGRYKVERLLGEGGMGVLYLARDPVIDRHVALKLLRVNGEDLRRRFMREAQSAGRLQHPNVVTVYDVGDHDGQLFIAMEYIDGDTLATLIRDDVPFSAIRKLDIIDEVADGLGYAHQRGIVHRDIKPANLMITRAGLVKVLDFGIARVSHRESREFDAPTLIGTPAYMAPEQLEGAEVDARSDIYAVGLVMYELFSGCRAFGGSTTADVLQKVLAAQPTPITQLVPGIDRDLAGVIARSMARQPGDRYQDLQAMRKDLARARRRAMQASSDDVTMVVTLPVTRPVTGAATQAQAGVQTPPPAPAMRAIHPPPPSAASPTPAAPARATQTEEDIALEHLAATTQARRDAPALVPSLDETVVAPLKAVAMPPAPSRAPAPPAAAPPMTPPPLPLPSARGNDGPLPVALPPMAPNAGAPPVVGAGRATADSAAIHAARERAAAPSRPPVAAPPPVAANAASAPVPATRAGLPVAVIVVAILGVLAMCLLAAMLVGRALGLVSMSGLFTRTVEPTVTAVLAEQEGTTEGLVVDTTPARQDDSPADTPQEPPTGGDVEVARAREAETLVQTAVVPPRDSRVVADRMPPPVTTIARTVPPRDVVRDTPVAVSDTPSRPPVEHRESELPPAQTEPPQEEGVALVRAYVAARNTAHASGIRRVWPAVDDVHLRRVTSSFSAPLTLSTCRVLLVDGSHATASCQLVQAGTTGAYAPDQSLSIRRTFVFDLGRQGRGWVITGVRE
- a CDS encoding protein kinase — its product is MDELPAHIGPYEVRDRLGHGGMGMVYLGFDPMLDRPVAIKVLKVPDDETRRRFLREARLAAKVHHPNIVSIYAVGEHEGNPYLAMEFIAGRTLAQIIRNGDTVPLARKVHWLSELCAGLAHAHTSGIVHRDVKPSNLLIAHGTGTLRLVDFGIAHGNEASGMTMAGMVVGTPQYMSPEQITGQPVDARSDIFSVGSVAYELLTGRQAFGGDNLYHVSRQIVGEEPRQIESFVPDAPQALVRTIMKCLQKEPDARPESARLIEREFLGIARRLDPDHTLVVLPAEPTVVSSGADSTTSRRQMLKDAEDAIEQGQITTASDLVQRLESVGTSPNADVQQLRQRLHGRRLELRIQDAVMRAEQASQSGSLEEAESAMAALSDIAPRHPALVALRKAHQERLDERQVAALTSRARLALQHEKLDEAAALIAEALALDPDSGEALAVQQRLSDRTRAQRIARMVAQASRALEKEDPLAARRAIEALTKLDPSHRDVERLQGRLAALTADAAEHAGRTPTSATRPPAAPPSRQPAAAAAAAPAAPATPPPAAATTGPSSTQAPAPALDNLLIRQPVSRVDVDGPLAPSGGAPSNVVGEATSRSPLVAVLVVLALLLGGGGAWFAFMRGSATPPEPAIQSNTDTPVSGDTPGTVTPPPGSEGTTGTEPPTSTASGDAKDDTEAVVPPPTGTKIDVWAAARQHVAAGRFDRAMAAIDEVKGEPARAVHQERTRVVDAARRTALASRRVADDLRRSAAPEYVLGATSQAQADRDTAAGRLSQAVSAYVEARTHFLQAMQPTERAQTQTGGTIPTPPPVTTTPSGTTPGAQPPPTQNTSPRVDLSTWSNEEARATISQFCGAYLARDLGLLNRLWPNMSPAWRTEFKEAFSTEGELVCVFESVTIVRATDEFNAVTRLLTQLPGAAQRRRNLTLTLVPARDRLVIGNISVK
- a CDS encoding M61 family metallopeptidase: MCVWRGLSRLVFVLLLSSLANPVAAQTTGIEYVVSIPHPEQRWLLVDATFPSRAGQALEVRMARSSPGRYATHEFGKNVYRFEALDAAGAALAVTQVAPAHWRIAATGPAVHVRYRLFADHVDGTYAAVDRTHAHLNIPATFAWAPSLQQTPIRVRLTQPPDLAWRVSTQLFPTGDPLVFTAPNHQYFMDSPIEFSDHAVREFTVARPSGAPARIRLAVHHLGTDAQVDAFAADVEKVVREQAAVFGEIPAFDTGTYTFLMDYLPWADGDGMEHRNSTVCTSSATLADAAPRLLGTVSHEFFHAWNVERIRPASLEPFDFGTANMSGDLWLAEGFTSYYGVLTMIRAGFIAADQGVEQLAGYANGVLHAPGTRFRSAVDMSRLAPFVDAATSVDSTNWENTFASYYTYGAAIGLGLDLTLRERSNGRVTLDDFMRQLWKVHGVPGGKAPGYVTRPYTVKDAEAALAVVSGDAAFAADFFTRHVLGTEAIDYARLFAAVGYALRERGTPPTLGPVRLQQRQGRMVVAGNTIEGSPLHTAGIGSGDAITSLAGTAITQPGDFERILATQTPGTDVAVEFDSRGERRTVPVTVQKNNRLEAVPSSPRTPEQDALRTAWLSSRRPS
- a CDS encoding arylsulfatase, which produces MTTTGNRLPVARCLLPVLLACCLSMVQAQPAPRPNIVLIYADDLGYGDTSAYGATAISTPHMDRVAREGVRFTNGYATSATCTPSRFSMLTGRYAWRQQGTGVLPGNASLIIDPARTTMPAMLRKAGYQTGVVGKWHLGLGGPDGPDWNARITPGPNEVGFAYSFIMAATGDRVPTVFVEDGRVVGLDPTDPIRVDYTKPVGDWPTGKAHPELLTTQRPSHGHDQTIVNGVSRIGYMTGGKAALWRDQDMADTFTRKAVAYIEQHQREPFFLYFALNDPHVPRVPHERFVGKSGMGPRGDAILQADWSIGQVLETLDRLKLADDTLVIFTSDNGPVVDDGYVDQAVEKLGAHRPWGPLRGGKYSRFEAGTRVPFAVRWPARVKRGVSDALVSQVDLVASLAALTQQSVPQGDAADSTNQLAALLGEDPVGRDHIVEHAGGLALREGRWKYIEPSKGPRRNEYTNTELANDPLPQLYDLDTDIGETRNIAADHPDRVKAMAGRVAAIRQAP